One window from the genome of Chroococcidiopsis sp. TS-821 encodes:
- a CDS encoding EAL domain-containing protein, translating to MTLRKKTLLLITVTLVSLIGVIYATSSALLLRGFSRLEEQDARYNVKRVQDALSDEIAKLSLTARDWAEWDETYAFVEDFNQKYIKTYLSDVSINRLRLNLMLYVHVSGRIIFDKGYDLERREAIDLLPSFRKHLAARTVIEHSSIKSSILGLVMLPEGAMMIASKPILDSESRGPIRGTLIMGRYLDNVAIAKLAEQTHLSVRMYRFDDRQVPRDIQRVRFALRDLPQESILVRPLDEQTIAGYAVLKDIYGNPALLLRVDAPRLVYQQGQASVRHLVLSLAIVGLMFAVATLLLLEKLILSRLSRLSADVHDIGRSGDLTARVLPILGQDELSNLAGTINEMLEALEHSIEEQRQSQERYHKYDKVLAELAKHKMLDCSDLHINLQEITEAAAHTLAVERVGVWLYDDELYKKLRCIDLYRKSLDEHSQGAELAAAHYPTYFKALQEERTIATCDARCDPRTKELAKLYLNAHGIVSMLDAPIWLGGQMVGVVCHEHVGSTHHWSIEEKNFAASIADLISVILEACERKRSQEALRKAHDDLEIRVRERTAELAQINQELQAEITERTLVEEKLLYEAFHDSLTGLPNRTLFMQRLGHALVRAKRRSHYLFAVLFLDLDRFKLVNDSLGHLVGDQLLIAFVRRLEVCLRSTDTVARLGGDEFVILLDDMKDIKDATLVAERIQKELTLPFNLNGHEVFITASIGIALSTTGYDQAEDILRDADTVMYRAKSLGKARHAVFDKDMHTRAVALLQLENDLRRAVERQELLIYYQPIVSLHNNQLSGFEALLRWNHPTRGTISPAEFIPVAEETGLIVPIGYWVLHQACHQTRIWQEQFTALPALTINVNCSGKQFAQPDLTKQIDRILCETGLNGISLNIEITESVLIENADLAAKMLQQLKDLGIQLYIDDFGTGYSSLSYLHNFPIDALKIDRSFIKRMGSPNEKTEIVYTITQMAHNLNMKVVAEGIETSEQLRQLQSIGCEYGQGFLFSQPLQTEAATAFIQSSICV from the coding sequence ATGACACTTAGGAAAAAAACACTATTACTAATTACTGTCACGCTCGTCAGTCTAATTGGGGTTATTTACGCTACATCATCAGCACTTTTGTTACGTGGTTTTTCGAGGTTAGAAGAGCAAGATGCTCGTTACAACGTTAAAAGAGTACAGGACGCGTTATCAGACGAAATTGCCAAACTGAGTTTAACAGCACGCGACTGGGCAGAATGGGACGAAACATACGCCTTTGTAGAAGATTTTAATCAGAAATACATCAAAACTTATCTTAGTGATGTCAGCATCAATCGGTTAAGGCTAAATTTGATGCTTTACGTTCACGTATCTGGAAGAATTATTTTTGACAAGGGCTATGATTTGGAACGTAGAGAGGCGATTGATCTTTTACCCAGCTTTCGAAAACATCTTGCCGCAAGAACAGTTATAGAACATTCAAGTATCAAAAGTTCCATATTAGGGCTGGTAATGCTACCTGAAGGTGCAATGATGATTGCCTCAAAACCGATTCTTGATAGTGAAAGTCGCGGTCCGATTCGAGGAACCCTGATTATGGGTCGTTACTTAGATAATGTGGCGATCGCAAAGCTAGCTGAACAGACTCATTTATCGGTAAGGATGTATCGCTTTGACGATAGACAAGTACCGCGCGATATTCAACGCGTGCGTTTTGCCCTTAGAGATTTACCTCAAGAGTCGATCTTAGTACGACCACTTGACGAACAAACAATTGCCGGATACGCAGTTCTTAAAGATATCTATGGCAATCCAGCACTATTACTACGTGTAGATGCACCGAGATTAGTTTATCAACAAGGTCAAGCAAGTGTTCGTCATCTTGTGTTGTCTTTGGCGATCGTTGGGTTGATGTTTGCGGTGGCAACGCTTTTATTATTAGAAAAACTGATCTTATCGCGCCTATCGCGGTTGAGTGCGGATGTTCACGATATTGGCAGAAGTGGCGATCTTACAGCACGCGTGTTGCCAATTCTGGGACAAGACGAATTATCCAACTTAGCCGGTACAATCAATGAAATGTTAGAAGCGTTGGAACATTCGATTGAAGAGCAACGCCAGAGCCAAGAACGCTATCACAAATACGATAAAGTTCTTGCTGAGCTAGCCAAGCACAAAATGCTCGATTGCAGCGATTTACACATTAATTTACAAGAAATTACTGAAGCTGCAGCACATACACTAGCGGTAGAACGCGTTGGCGTGTGGTTATATGATGACGAACTGTATAAAAAACTCCGTTGCATCGACTTGTATCGCAAAAGTCTTGACGAGCATTCTCAAGGGGCGGAATTAGCCGCAGCCCACTATCCTACCTACTTTAAAGCACTACAAGAAGAAAGAACAATCGCTACTTGTGATGCACGCTGCGATCCCCGAACAAAAGAACTGGCAAAATTGTATCTCAATGCCCATGGTATTGTCTCCATGTTGGATGCACCAATTTGGCTAGGCGGGCAAATGGTAGGAGTTGTGTGTCACGAACACGTAGGTTCTACACACCACTGGAGTATTGAGGAAAAAAATTTTGCAGCTTCCATCGCTGATTTAATATCGGTGATTTTAGAGGCGTGCGAACGGAAGCGATCGCAAGAAGCGTTACGCAAAGCACACGACGATCTAGAAATTAGAGTACGCGAAAGAACCGCAGAACTCGCGCAAATCAACCAAGAGTTACAAGCAGAAATTACGGAACGTACGCTAGTAGAAGAAAAATTACTCTACGAAGCTTTTCATGACTCGCTGACAGGCTTACCTAACCGAACATTATTCATGCAACGCTTAGGACACGCCTTGGTTCGCGCCAAAAGACGCAGTCATTATTTATTCGCTGTCTTATTTTTAGATTTAGACCGCTTCAAATTAGTTAATGATAGTCTGGGTCACTTAGTTGGCGATCAATTACTGATTGCATTCGTCCGCAGATTAGAGGTTTGTTTGCGCTCTACAGATACCGTTGCTCGCTTGGGCGGTGATGAGTTTGTCATCTTGCTCGACGACATGAAGGATATTAAAGATGCAACTCTAGTAGCCGAACGAATTCAAAAAGAACTCACACTACCATTTAACCTCAACGGACACGAAGTTTTCATCACCGCAAGTATTGGCATTGCATTGAGTACGACTGGCTACGATCAAGCTGAAGATATTCTGCGTGATGCTGATACAGTTATGTATCGTGCTAAATCGCTTGGTAAAGCACGTCATGCAGTATTTGATAAAGATATGCATACACGCGCAGTGGCTTTATTGCAATTAGAAAATGATTTACGACGCGCTGTAGAACGTCAAGAATTACTCATTTATTACCAGCCAATTGTCTCGCTACATAATAATCAACTTAGCGGTTTTGAAGCATTGCTGCGGTGGAACCATCCAACGCGCGGTACGATCTCACCTGCAGAATTTATCCCTGTTGCTGAAGAAACAGGCTTGATTGTTCCTATCGGCTACTGGGTACTTCATCAAGCTTGTCACCAGACACGTATTTGGCAAGAACAATTTACAGCGCTCCCAGCTTTAACAATTAATGTGAATTGTTCGGGTAAACAGTTCGCACAACCCGACTTAACTAAACAAATTGACCGGATCTTATGCGAGACTGGCTTAAACGGAATAAGTTTAAATATCGAAATTACAGAAAGTGTCTTAATCGAAAATGCGGACTTAGCAGCGAAGATGTTACAGCAATTGAAAGATTTGGGAATTCAATTGTACATTGATGACTTTGGAACAGGCTATTCTTCGCTCAGCTATCTTCATAACTTTCCTATTGATGCTTTGAAAATTGACCGTTCTTTTATTAAGCGAATGGGAAGTCCTAATGAAAAGACCGAAATAGTCTACACTATTACGCAAATGGCTCATAACTTAAATATGAAGGTTGTTGCCGAAGGAATTGAAACTTCTGAGCAACTTCGGCAACTTCAGAGCATTGGGTGTGAGTATGGTCAAGGTTTTTTATTTTCTCAACCCTTACAAACAGAAGCAGCTACTGCCTTCATTCAAAGTAGCATTTGTGTATAA
- a CDS encoding Tex family protein: MLNISQVLAQELSLKPFQVENALELFAEGATIPFIARYRKERTGEMNEVQLRELAERYAYLTELEARKTTILDAIASAGKLTDELKHKIETCLQKTELEDLYLPYRPKRRTKATIAREKGLEPLAAYIKSLNSRTATVASLEKVAVDYISEEKDVKTAADALNGAADILAEEVSEKADLRAYIRDYLVENGVFKSQIKKEYPEGTTKFETYRNFSVRVKAIAPHTLLALLRGEKEKVLNLELAFDESEIFATLAAREIKTKVPEVRDFYRAMLKDAFNRLMKASLISEVIAQKKAEADIESIKTFETNLRELLLSPPAGMKPTLAIDPGFRTGCKVAVLDETGKFLEYQAIFPHASANERSQAANTLKKLIEKYKIELIAIGNGTASRETDEFVSEVLATIERKPIKVIVNESGASIYSASQVAIAEFPDLDVTVRGAISIGRRLQDPLAELVKIDPKSIGVGQYQHDVDQKLLKKKLDETVESCVNYVGVDLNTASKELLTFVAGISPTVANNIVTYRNQNGAFKQRRELLKVPKLGPKAFEQAAGFLRIRGGENPLDNTAVHPESYGVVEAIAADLNISPVNITQNAQKLKSISLKKYVTETVGEPTLRDIISELEKPGRDPRAEFKYATFKAGIKEISDLKVGMELEGIVTNVANFGAFVDIGVHENGLVHISQLSERFVSDPKQIVKVGQIVRVKVLDVNEKQKRIGLSMKAVKSNS, translated from the coding sequence ATGTTGAATATTTCGCAAGTTTTAGCACAAGAATTATCACTTAAACCTTTCCAAGTTGAAAACGCACTTGAATTATTTGCCGAAGGTGCGACGATTCCTTTTATTGCGCGTTACCGCAAAGAACGCACTGGGGAGATGAATGAAGTACAACTGCGCGAATTAGCAGAAAGGTACGCATATTTAACAGAATTAGAAGCAAGAAAGACAACAATCTTAGATGCGATCGCTTCCGCTGGTAAACTCACCGATGAACTGAAACACAAAATAGAAACGTGTTTGCAAAAGACTGAATTAGAAGATCTCTATCTTCCGTATCGACCAAAACGAAGGACAAAAGCAACGATCGCGAGAGAAAAGGGATTAGAACCACTAGCAGCATATATTAAATCTTTAAATTCAAGAACTGCTACGGTCGCCTCATTAGAAAAAGTTGCCGTAGATTATATTTCCGAAGAAAAAGACGTTAAAACAGCCGCAGACGCACTCAATGGTGCTGCTGATATTCTAGCCGAAGAAGTTTCGGAAAAAGCTGATTTACGCGCCTATATTCGAGATTATCTCGTTGAAAACGGCGTATTTAAATCTCAAATTAAAAAAGAGTATCCTGAAGGAACCACTAAGTTTGAAACTTACCGAAATTTTAGCGTTAGAGTAAAAGCGATAGCCCCGCATACTCTTCTAGCACTACTACGTGGTGAAAAGGAAAAAGTTTTAAATTTAGAACTAGCGTTCGATGAATCGGAAATATTCGCGACTTTAGCTGCACGAGAAATCAAAACGAAAGTTCCAGAAGTTCGCGATTTCTACCGCGCAATGCTCAAAGATGCATTTAACCGTTTAATGAAAGCGTCTTTAATAAGTGAAGTCATTGCCCAAAAGAAAGCCGAAGCTGATATCGAATCGATTAAAACCTTTGAAACAAATTTGAGAGAGTTACTACTATCTCCACCAGCAGGAATGAAGCCCACACTGGCTATCGATCCTGGTTTTCGTACTGGGTGTAAAGTTGCAGTGCTAGATGAAACAGGAAAGTTTTTAGAGTATCAGGCGATCTTTCCACACGCTTCAGCCAATGAGCGATCGCAAGCTGCAAACACACTTAAAAAGTTAATCGAAAAATATAAAATCGAACTAATTGCAATTGGTAACGGTACAGCTAGCCGCGAAACTGATGAATTTGTATCAGAAGTTTTAGCTACAATCGAACGCAAACCCATCAAAGTTATCGTCAATGAGTCGGGCGCGTCGATTTACTCAGCAAGTCAAGTTGCCATTGCAGAATTTCCCGACCTTGATGTTACCGTACGCGGTGCAATTAGTATCGGTCGCCGCTTGCAAGACCCTCTAGCCGAGTTAGTAAAAATTGATCCTAAGTCAATTGGTGTTGGACAATATCAACACGATGTCGATCAAAAGTTACTTAAAAAGAAACTTGACGAAACCGTAGAAAGCTGTGTTAACTACGTTGGTGTCGATCTCAATACTGCTTCTAAAGAACTATTAACTTTTGTTGCAGGAATTAGTCCAACAGTTGCTAATAATATTGTTACCTATCGCAATCAAAACGGTGCTTTCAAACAGCGTCGCGAGTTACTGAAAGTTCCGAAGCTAGGACCAAAAGCGTTTGAGCAAGCTGCTGGTTTTTTAAGAATTCGTGGTGGGGAAAATCCTTTAGACAATACCGCTGTTCATCCTGAAAGTTACGGTGTTGTCGAAGCGATCGCCGCAGATTTAAATATATCTCCCGTAAATATTACTCAAAACGCTCAAAAGCTCAAATCGATTTCCTTGAAAAAGTATGTAACTGAAACCGTTGGCGAACCCACCTTACGCGATATTATTAGCGAATTAGAAAAACCAGGAAGAGATCCGCGCGCTGAATTTAAATATGCAACTTTTAAAGCAGGAATTAAAGAAATTAGCGATCTCAAAGTTGGTATGGAATTAGAAGGTATTGTGACAAACGTCGCTAACTTTGGTGCTTTTGTTGATATTGGCGTTCACGAAAATGGTTTAGTTCACATTTCGCAGCTATCAGAGCGCTTCGTCAGCGATCCAAAACAAATTGTTAAAGTTGGGCAAATTGTGCGAGTGAAGGTTTTAGACGTTAACGAAAAACAAAAACGAATTGGTTTATCTATGAAAGCAGTTAAAAGTAATAGTTAA
- a CDS encoding sugar transferase: MFQAESPTSNLLTQEVHPSVNSVFKRLLDIAGSLVGLFILMLVFVPVAIAIKLDSPGPIFFRQERYGLHGRKFYIRKFRSMVVNAEQLKSLVSNEASGLIFKNERDPRVTRVGRFLRSSSLDELPQFWNVLVGEMSLVGTRPPTGDEVAQYNERHWQRLNVKPGLTGEWQVSGRSNIKDFEQVVDLDLRYQKQWHPLYDLAIIAKTIYAIFAKVGAC, from the coding sequence ATGTTCCAAGCCGAATCTCCAACATCCAATTTGTTAACACAAGAAGTTCACCCCTCCGTTAACTCAGTATTTAAACGCTTATTAGATATTGCTGGCAGCTTAGTAGGACTATTTATTTTAATGCTTGTATTTGTACCTGTGGCGATCGCAATTAAGTTGGATAGCCCAGGACCAATTTTTTTTCGCCAAGAACGCTACGGACTGCACGGACGCAAGTTCTACATTCGTAAGTTTCGTTCGATGGTAGTTAATGCTGAACAGTTAAAATCGCTAGTGAGTAACGAAGCTTCAGGACTGATCTTCAAAAACGAACGCGACCCCAGAGTAACGCGTGTAGGGCGTTTCTTGAGAAGTTCGAGTTTAGATGAGTTACCACAATTTTGGAATGTCTTAGTTGGTGAAATGAGCTTAGTGGGCACTCGTCCACCAACAGGTGATGAAGTAGCGCAGTACAACGAGCGTCACTGGCAACGATTGAATGTCAAGCCTGGTTTAACTGGTGAATGGCAAGTCAGCGGTCGTTCGAATATCAAAGATTTTGAACAAGTCGTTGACCTCGATCTGCGCTACCAAAAGCAATGGCATCCTTTATACGATCTTGCGATCATTGCCAAGACAATATACGCGATCTTTGCCAAGGTAGGAGCTTGCTAG
- the pgsA gene encoding CDP-diacylglycerol--glycerol-3-phosphate 3-phosphatidyltransferase: protein MSLPNWVTLSRLLALPVLLFCLENPTPDTRWLSVGIFLVAAMTDWVDGYLARRLNQITELGKFLDPLVDKLLILAPLLPLIKLEQVPAWGVFLILARELTIAGWRVTPSLTGTTAITGANFWGKLKTVSQIAAIALLIAPLPVHWQLLSLSAFWVAVALTLISGAIYLLPVTDKISSSVEKSTSAASRPDTR from the coding sequence ATGTCCTTGCCCAATTGGGTGACACTGTCGCGCCTACTTGCGTTGCCAGTTTTACTTTTTTGTTTAGAAAATCCTACTCCTGACACTCGTTGGTTGAGTGTCGGTATTTTTTTAGTAGCAGCAATGACCGATTGGGTTGATGGATACCTTGCCCGTCGACTCAATCAAATTACTGAATTAGGCAAATTTCTCGATCCTTTAGTTGATAAACTTTTGATACTCGCGCCGTTGCTACCTTTAATTAAGCTAGAACAAGTGCCTGCATGGGGCGTCTTTCTGATTTTGGCACGGGAGTTAACCATAGCAGGCTGGCGCGTGACTCCTAGTTTAACGGGCACTACCGCGATTACTGGCGCTAACTTTTGGGGCAAACTGAAAACGGTGAGTCAGATAGCCGCGATCGCACTTTTGATTGCGCCCTTACCCGTTCATTGGCAGTTACTTTCACTGAGTGCGTTTTGGGTAGCGGTCGCCCTCACGCTGATTTCTGGGGCAATTTATTTACTGCCTGTAACCGATAAAATTTCGTCATCTGTTGAAAAGTCAACTTCAGCAGCGTCGCGACCTGATACAAGATAA
- a CDS encoding SET domain-containing protein translates to MPTQSHIWDKMIELSKVVRLAKKEKFYIGKSKFGQGLFARRNIALGETILKFTGDIIDFDKAILKAPRYEGDPLQIGKNLYVNLEPPGRFVNHSCDPNAGIKNDVDLVALRHIRAGEEIYFDYSTTMDEDYWVMQCGCGSVHCRRVIKDFKHLPSHVKRKYLELNVVQNFIAIQYETTATAK, encoded by the coding sequence TTGCCCACTCAATCGCATATTTGGGATAAAATGATAGAATTATCTAAAGTTGTTCGCTTGGCTAAAAAGGAAAAGTTCTACATTGGCAAGAGTAAATTTGGTCAAGGACTCTTTGCTAGAAGAAATATTGCTTTAGGAGAAACAATTTTAAAATTTACTGGCGATATTATTGATTTTGACAAAGCAATTCTCAAAGCTCCAAGGTACGAAGGCGATCCGCTACAAATAGGCAAAAACTTGTATGTCAATTTAGAACCGCCAGGTCGGTTCGTCAATCATTCTTGCGATCCTAATGCTGGAATTAAAAATGATGTAGACTTAGTAGCCCTGAGGCATATCCGTGCAGGTGAGGAGATATACTTCGACTATTCTACAACGATGGATGAAGATTATTGGGTAATGCAATGCGGATGTGGCAGCGTACATTGCAGAAGAGTTATTAAAGATTTTAAGCATTTACCATCGCATGTAAAACGCAAGTATTTAGAGTTGAATGTGGTGCAGAATTTTATTGCAATTCAATACGAAACCACAGCTACAGCAAAATAG
- a CDS encoding glycosyltransferase, translated as MALKYALVHEWLTPKATGGSELVVQEILKHIDADLYALIDFESTNPNSYLFQRPIGTTFLQYLPFARNGVQKYLPLLPLAIEQLDLRAYDVIISSSHTVAKGVLTSPEQMHVCYCHTPMRFAWELTFDYLRSSPSGRGLPGVLTRYLLHRMRQWDTLSANRVDYFIANSQNTARRIWRCYRRPATVIYPPVNIERFPLVSTKQDFYLTVSRLVSYKKVSLIVRAFNQLKKPLVVIGTGPELKQIRKLAQSNVRVLGEQPNEVVEKYMAAAKAFVYAAYEDFGIAPVEAQACGTPVIAYAAGGALETVRSISQYPDTGTGIFFTTQTEAALIEAIENFEACQKMFQPEWIRTHATQFAAQVFRDKFLAFLQNSWQDYSTKNQHLSG; from the coding sequence GTGGCTTTAAAATATGCACTTGTCCATGAGTGGCTCACACCTAAAGCTACTGGTGGTTCAGAACTCGTAGTCCAAGAAATTCTCAAGCATATTGATGCTGATTTGTATGCATTAATCGACTTTGAATCAACTAATCCTAACAGCTATCTGTTTCAACGCCCTATAGGAACAACCTTTTTGCAGTATTTGCCCTTTGCACGCAATGGCGTACAGAAGTATTTACCGCTGTTGCCACTAGCAATCGAACAGTTAGATTTGCGTGCTTATGATGTCATTATCTCCTCTTCGCACACAGTTGCTAAAGGAGTTTTAACAAGTCCAGAACAAATGCATGTATGCTATTGCCATACTCCAATGCGCTTTGCTTGGGAACTGACGTTCGATTATCTTCGCAGTAGCCCCAGTGGTCGGGGATTACCAGGAGTTTTAACGCGATACCTCCTTCATCGAATGCGCCAGTGGGATACATTAAGCGCAAATCGCGTAGATTACTTTATTGCCAATTCACAAAACACCGCACGCCGGATTTGGCGCTGCTACCGCCGCCCAGCAACCGTAATTTACCCACCAGTAAATATTGAACGGTTTCCCCTGGTCAGCACAAAGCAAGACTTTTATTTAACTGTTTCCCGTTTAGTCAGTTACAAAAAAGTATCGTTGATTGTGCGTGCTTTTAACCAACTTAAAAAACCTTTAGTCGTGATTGGTACTGGACCTGAACTCAAACAAATTCGCAAATTAGCACAATCAAACGTTCGAGTTTTAGGAGAACAGCCAAATGAAGTTGTGGAAAAGTACATGGCTGCGGCAAAAGCGTTTGTCTATGCAGCTTATGAAGATTTTGGGATTGCACCTGTAGAAGCTCAAGCTTGCGGTACTCCAGTCATTGCTTACGCTGCGGGAGGCGCGCTAGAGACCGTGCGTTCCATTAGCCAATATCCTGATACAGGAACTGGTATATTTTTTACAACCCAAACCGAAGCAGCGTTAATCGAGGCTATTGAAAACTTTGAAGCTTGTCAAAAAATGTTTCAGCCGGAGTGGATTCGCACTCACGCGACTCAGTTCGCAGCACAGGTCTTTCGAGACAAGTTTCTCGCATTTCTACAAAACTCGTGGCAAGATTACAGTACAAAAAATCAGCACCTATCGGGTTGA
- a CDS encoding NAD-dependent epimerase/dehydratase family protein, which translates to MRILIMGGTRFIGVYLTRKLVAQGHEVVLFNRGNRPLPVAGVTQITGDRTQPEELKEKLSAQTFDAIFDNNGRELSDTQPLAEIFKDRVQHFVYMSSAGVYLPSDQMPHQEGDAVDPKSRHRGKHETEAFLAKIGVPFTAIRPTYIYGPHNYNDLESWFFDRIVRDRPIPIPANGLYITQFGHVDDLAQAMCQVLGSTQAIGEIYNISGDRYVTFDGLARACAVAAGKSPEAIQIVHYDPKQFNFGKRKAFPMRVQHFFAAIDKAKAQLNWQPKYDLISGLKDSYHNDYLVSGRDAAEVDFSTDDEILSVTGSK; encoded by the coding sequence ATGCGAATTTTGATTATGGGTGGTACGCGATTTATTGGCGTGTACCTGACACGAAAACTTGTTGCCCAAGGGCATGAGGTTGTCTTATTTAATCGGGGGAATCGACCGCTTCCCGTCGCAGGAGTCACGCAAATCACAGGCGATCGCACGCAGCCTGAAGAATTGAAAGAAAAACTATCTGCACAAACCTTTGACGCTATTTTTGATAATAACGGGCGCGAACTCAGCGATACCCAACCTTTGGCAGAAATCTTTAAAGATCGCGTGCAGCATTTTGTCTATATGAGTTCAGCAGGAGTGTATTTGCCCTCTGACCAGATGCCGCATCAAGAAGGCGATGCCGTAGATCCCAAAAGCCGCCATCGCGGTAAGCACGAAACCGAAGCTTTTTTGGCTAAAATCGGCGTTCCCTTTACAGCAATTCGTCCAACTTACATTTATGGTCCGCACAATTACAATGACTTGGAAAGCTGGTTTTTCGATCGCATCGTTCGCGATCGCCCAATTCCCATTCCTGCTAACGGATTATATATAACGCAGTTCGGTCACGTAGACGATCTGGCGCAAGCGATGTGTCAAGTTTTAGGTTCTACACAAGCCATCGGCGAAATTTATAATATCTCCGGCGATCGCTATGTCACATTTGACGGATTAGCCCGTGCGTGTGCTGTGGCAGCTGGCAAATCACCCGAAGCAATACAAATCGTCCACTATGACCCCAAACAATTTAATTTTGGCAAGCGAAAAGCTTTCCCTATGCGCGTACAACATTTTTTTGCAGCGATAGATAAAGCAAAAGCTCAACTCAACTGGCAACCAAAATACGATCTCATTTCGGGTTTAAAAGACTCGTACCACAACGATTATCTTGTATCAGGTCGCGACGCTGCTGAAGTTGACTTTTCAACAGATGACGAAATTTTATCGGTTACAGGCAGTAAATAA
- the galE gene encoding UDP-glucose 4-epimerase GalE: MLPVKQTILVTGGAGYIGSHAVMALQRAGYEVVVLDNLVYGHQDLVEKLQVELIVGDTNDRALLDELFATKKIAAVMHFSAYAYVGESVTEPAKYYRNNVIGTLTLLEAMLAASVDKFVFSSTCATYGIPHQIPITEDHPQNPINPYGASKLMVERILSDFSHAYGLKSVCFRYFNAAGADPDGLLGEDHNPETHLIPLVLQTALGQRQSVSIYGTDYPTSDGTCVRDYIHVMDLADAHILGLEYLLQGGETTVFNLGNGSGFSVKEVIDTAKTVTGKDIKVESSDRRPGDPPILVGSSEKARKILDWKPQYSDLKDIISHAWRWHQQRHG; encoded by the coding sequence ATGCTGCCAGTTAAGCAGACGATTTTAGTTACTGGAGGAGCAGGCTACATCGGCTCCCACGCAGTAATGGCACTGCAACGTGCTGGATATGAGGTAGTCGTTCTTGATAACTTGGTGTACGGGCATCAAGATTTAGTAGAAAAACTGCAGGTAGAGCTAATTGTGGGAGATACCAACGATCGCGCGCTGCTCGATGAACTCTTTGCCACAAAAAAAATTGCTGCAGTAATGCACTTTTCTGCCTACGCTTATGTGGGAGAGTCAGTAACCGAACCAGCGAAGTACTATCGCAACAATGTCATCGGCACTCTAACTTTATTAGAAGCCATGCTGGCAGCATCTGTAGATAAGTTCGTCTTTTCCTCGACTTGTGCTACCTATGGTATCCCACACCAAATTCCGATTACTGAGGATCACCCCCAGAATCCCATAAATCCATACGGTGCCTCTAAATTGATGGTAGAAAGAATTCTCAGCGACTTTAGTCATGCTTACGGTTTAAAGTCAGTGTGTTTTCGCTACTTCAATGCTGCTGGAGCCGATCCTGATGGTTTGCTAGGAGAAGACCACAACCCAGAGACGCACCTGATTCCACTCGTCTTACAGACTGCTCTGGGTCAAAGGCAATCAGTATCGATCTATGGCACAGATTATCCTACGAGTGATGGAACCTGTGTTAGAGACTATATTCACGTCATGGATCTTGCCGACGCGCATATCCTGGGTTTGGAATATTTGCTGCAAGGGGGAGAAACGACAGTTTTTAATCTAGGGAACGGCAGTGGTTTCTCAGTGAAAGAGGTGATCGATACCGCCAAAACTGTTACTGGTAAAGATATTAAAGTTGAAAGTAGCGATCGCCGTCCTGGAGACCCTCCTATTCTCGTTGGCAGTAGCGAGAAAGCGAGAAAAATTTTAGATTGGAAACCCCAATACTCTGACTTAAAAGATATCATTAGTCATGCTTGGCGTTGGCATCAGCAGCGACACGGATAG